AAATGGCGGGAAAGGGGCGCTGTCTAAGGGGGCCGGGCTCACACGCCTGCCGATTCACGAGACGTGGCAAGTTTTTGCGGAGTAGACGATGAGAACGTTGCACTTGGTCGTGGCGCTGTTCTTCGTCTTCGGTGTCGCGGGGTCAGCCTCCGCGGCCGACAAGAAGCGGATCTTCGTGGTGAGCAGCTATCACAAGGAGTACCTCTGGTCGCAATCGACCCAGAAGGGCCTGAGCGAGGCGATGCTCAACTACGGCTACCTGGACAACGAGCAGCAGGTCCGGGACTTCGCCGAGCACGATGGGGTCGAGAGCTCCAAGGCGATTGTCAGAAAAGCATGGATGGACACCAAGCGTAAAAACAGCGCGCTTGCCATCGCCAGAGCGACCCAGAGGATCATGAAGGAAATCCGGGAGTTCCAGCCCGATCTCGTGCTGCTGGGCGACGACAATGCGGCCAACTACATCGGCAACCAGCTGCTCGACACCGAAACGCCCGTGGTCTTTTGGGGCATCAATGGGCTGCCCCTGAAGTATGGGCTGGTCGACAGCATGGACAACCCGGGGCACAACGTGACCGGTGTCTGGCAGAACGGCTATCACAGGGAGAGCCTGGAGTTCCTGAACGCGATGGTGCCGTCGGCCAGAACCTTCGCCATCCTGGCCTGCGATTCGGTATCCGCCCGCCCCAACGTCAAGCAGATCCAGGCTCTTGCAAGAAGCGGGAAACTGCCCTTGCAGCTGGTCGACGTCGTGGTGACCAACTCCTACTCGGAGTTCCAGGAAAGGGTCCTCGAGCTGGCCGAAACGGTCGACGCCTTCTTCATCCTGAACCACGACACCTTCCGGGATGACGACGGCAACCATGTCGACATGCTCGCCGTGGGCAAGTGGTATCTCGAGAACGTCAACAAGCCGGAGGCGTCGCACGAGGACCAATTCGTCCGGGAAGGCATGCTTCTGACCGCGAACGATGCCGGCTTCAACCAGAGCTACAAGGCCTTCGAGATGGCCTACGACATCCTCGAGCAGGGCCTGAACCCCAGCCGCATGAGAACGGTCACGCCGCAGCGCGGGCCTCTGATGATCAATCGGGTCCGCGCCAAGATGCTCGGCATCGACGTCGACGAGCGCATGGACATCATTGACATCGTCGTAGAAGACGCCATCGCTCTCGGCGGGTAGTCGTTCCGATGGCGACCGCGGAAAACAATGGGATCTCGATTTTCCTGCGGATTCTCGTCGTCTTCCTGCTGGTGAACATCGCCACGAGCAGCATTCTGATCGTCCTGGCCTACAACTTCAGCCGCGATTCCTTGGAGCGGCGGACGAAGGAGAACATCGCTCAGCAGATCGACACGATCCACCAGATCTTCTCGCATCAGTACATCGGCGCCCTGAAACGATCCCTGAGCACGATCGCGGCGTCGACGGCGCTGAACGACTATCTGCAAGCCTCGGTCGCCGAGCAGATTGTCGAGCAGAAGAGACTGGAGCGGATGTTTCTCAGGCTGCTCAAAGATTTCGACGATTTCCAGGGCGCAAGTTTCGTGAACGGGAGCGGCGACGTCATGATAGAGGTCGTCGGCAAGGCGCGCCGCCGGGAACGCATCAATTTCGAGACGGCCGATTCGGACCCCGCCGGCCTGCTGGACGCGATGGCCTACGATGCCTCAGCCCAGCTCTTCAAGCATCTCAAGTCGATCCCGGTCCTGCTTTCCTCGGGCAACATGGAGTGGTTCATGCCGCCCAGGGAGATGAAGGTGAGCAGACCCTTCGTCGACCGAAACGGCACGGTCTCCTTTGTCGCCGGGCTGGCCAAGATCGACCTGGATACCGGCACTTTCGGCGGAGTCATCATGCTGCGGAAGAGCCTCGCGCCCTTTCTCGCCGCGCTGCGCGACGTGACCTTTTTCGACGAGAACCCGATCTGGGTGTTCGATGCGAACGGACAGGCGCTGCAATCACCCGAGAACGCCAGGGTCACCTTCGACCCCGCCAAATTCCTGAAGAGCGGTTTTCAAGGGAGCCTGGAAATCGTCCAAGTGCCGAGCGGCATCGTGGCCTTCCAGGATTTCGCCATTACGCCCGGACAGCCGTTTCTGCGGGTCGCCGTCGCGATACCCTCTGTGCTGCTGGTCAAGGACTTCTCACCCGCCATCCGCTTCTTCTCCCTGGTGCTCGCGGGCTCCTTGCTGGTTGTGTTCGCGGTCG
The Kiloniellales bacterium DNA segment above includes these coding regions:
- a CDS encoding ABC transporter substrate binding protein, with protein sequence MRTLHLVVALFFVFGVAGSASAADKKRIFVVSSYHKEYLWSQSTQKGLSEAMLNYGYLDNEQQVRDFAEHDGVESSKAIVRKAWMDTKRKNSALAIARATQRIMKEIREFQPDLVLLGDDNAANYIGNQLLDTETPVVFWGINGLPLKYGLVDSMDNPGHNVTGVWQNGYHRESLEFLNAMVPSARTFAILACDSVSARPNVKQIQALARSGKLPLQLVDVVVTNSYSEFQERVLELAETVDAFFILNHDTFRDDDGNHVDMLAVGKWYLENVNKPEASHEDQFVREGMLLTANDAGFNQSYKAFEMAYDILEQGLNPSRMRTVTPQRGPLMINRVRAKMLGIDVDERMDIIDIVVEDAIALGG